Part of the Haliaeetus albicilla chromosome 28, bHalAlb1.1, whole genome shotgun sequence genome, ctccttccttccctccctccttccttccctccctccttccttccctccttccttccttccctccttccttccctccttccttccctccttccttccctccttccttccctccttccttccctccttccttccttccctccttccttccttccctccttccttccttccctccttccttccctccttccttccttccctccttccttccttccctccttccttccctccttccctccctccctccttccttccctccccggCAGCCGGCGGAGAACCGCCGGGCCTGGCCGGGTGCGGAGGCGGGGCGGGCGGGTGGGCCGGGGagtctcttccccttccttaaGCGACAACTTTGTGAGCAAACCAGGAGGCGGGAGGAGGGGTTTGTCCCgcggcgaggaggaggaggaggaggaggaggaagtaaGTGAGGAGagcgccgggggcgggggggctgctCCGCGCCTTCaccgcttcccccccccttgCCAAGCCCCGCCGTCCCCCGGGAAACCTCCGGGCCCTGACGGGGGGACCGGCTGCCAGCTCTCGGCCGGCGGCCCGAGCCCGAAGCTGGAAGACCCCGCAAGCCCCCTCCgtcctggggcggggggagaagggggggggagccCGGCAGTGGTTGACGGAGCTCCTCTCTGCTAGGAGCTGCTTTTAACCGCCCGCGATGAGGATCCGTCTGGCGAGAAGATGGACGTGGGTCCGCAAAAGCTGCGTGTTTCTCGGCTTCTTGATGATCGCTTACTTTGCGGTCGAGCTGTCGGTTTCTTCCTTCGGTGCCTCCCTCGCCGGGGAGAGCATCACCAAAGGGAAATGGGAGAGGCGCTTTTCTGACAGAGCGGGAGAAGCTGTGGATTTGGCTCGTCCCGTGTATGACAAATCCCCGCCCGATCCTTACGCCCCAGGAGAATGGGGTAAGCCCTCTCGCCTGCAGCTGACTCCCgaggagaagaaacaggaagaagagCTGATCGAGAAGTATGCAATTAATATTTACATGAGCGATAAAATCTCTCTCCACCGGCACATTGAAGATAATCGACTGAGTGgctgtaaaaccaaatcttacaACTACAGGAGGCTGCCCACAACATCTGTTATAATCGCTTTTTACAATGAAGCCTGGTCAACGTTGCTGCGGACGATACACAGTGTTCTTGAAACATCACCTTCGGTGCTTCTAAAAGAAATTATACTGGTGGATGACTTGAGTGATAAAGTGTATTTGAAGAGTGACCTCGAAAAATACATAAGCAGTCTGAACAGGGTCCGTTTGATAAGAACCAACAAACGAGAAGGATTGGTTCGTGCACGCTTAATTGGCGCTACCTTTGCTACTGGTGATGTCCTCACGTTTCTAGACTGTCACTGTGAATGTGTCTCCGGCTGGCTGGAGCCACTGCTCGAGAGGATCGCTGAGAATGAGACTGTTATTGTTTGCCCTGTCATTGACACCATTGACTGGAAAACGTTTGAATACTACATGCAAACGGCAGAGCCCATGATTGGGGGGTTTGACTGGCGGCTGACATTCCAGTGGCACTCGGTGCCCAAACATGAGCGGCTCAGGCGGAAATCTGAAACCGACCCAATCAGATCCCCAACTATGGCTGGTGGCTTGTTTGCTGTCAGCAAGAAGTATTTTGAGTACCTGGGTACCTACGATACAGGAATGGAtgtctggggaggggagaacTTAGAATTATCGTTTAGGGTTTGGCAGTGTGGAGGCATGTTGGAAATTCATCCGTGCTCCCATGTAGGCCATGTGTTTCCAAAGCGCGCGCCCTATGCTAGACCAAATTTCCTTCAGAACACAGCACGTGCTGCTGAGGTGTGGATGGATGAGTACAAAGAGCACTTTTACAACAGAAATCcttcagcaagaaaagaaaactacGGAGATATTTCTGAGAGAAAGATATTAAGAGAACGTTTGAAATGCAAGAGTTTTAactggtatttaaaaaacatatttgctGAGTTGCATGTACCAGAAGATCGTCCTGGCTGGCATGGTGCTATCCGCAGCGCAGGAATAGCTTCAGAATGCCTCGACTATGTCTTACCAGAACATCATCCTACTGGGGCTCACCTTTCTCTCTTCGGA contains:
- the GALNT4 gene encoding polypeptide N-acetylgalactosaminyltransferase 4, translated to MRIRLARRWTWVRKSCVFLGFLMIAYFAVELSVSSFGASLAGESITKGKWERRFSDRAGEAVDLARPVYDKSPPDPYAPGEWGKPSRLQLTPEEKKQEEELIEKYAINIYMSDKISLHRHIEDNRLSGCKTKSYNYRRLPTTSVIIAFYNEAWSTLLRTIHSVLETSPSVLLKEIILVDDLSDKVYLKSDLEKYISSLNRVRLIRTNKREGLVRARLIGATFATGDVLTFLDCHCECVSGWLEPLLERIAENETVIVCPVIDTIDWKTFEYYMQTAEPMIGGFDWRLTFQWHSVPKHERLRRKSETDPIRSPTMAGGLFAVSKKYFEYLGTYDTGMDVWGGENLELSFRVWQCGGMLEIHPCSHVGHVFPKRAPYARPNFLQNTARAAEVWMDEYKEHFYNRNPSARKENYGDISERKILRERLKCKSFNWYLKNIFAELHVPEDRPGWHGAIRSAGIASECLDYVLPEHHPTGAHLSLFGCHGQGGNQFFEYTSNKEIRFNSVTELCAEVPEHEDFIGMRSCPKDGSPTPEIIIWHFKEDGTIYHPHSGKCLTAYRTTEGRADVQMRTCNAADKNQIWKFEK